In the Salvia miltiorrhiza cultivar Shanhuang (shh) chromosome 8, IMPLAD_Smil_shh, whole genome shotgun sequence genome, AATTACCTATCAGGGTAATATAAGAGTCTAAAAACAGACTATCAGTTGAATGAACACATCCTATCTGTGAAATCAGTTCTTATACATCTCTCCACCAATCAGCCTCCTTGGAaccaaacaaaaataataatgaaactTCAAAACGTCAAGGCATTCAGTAAATGGAATATGAATTAGGTattaagaaattcaaagcaagAAGATAAGAGGTTTTCAGATCAGAGATTGAACCTTAACTTCAGATTTCCGCAGTGTTTTGATCATAAAACGATCATCTTGAGACAGGAAAAAAACACTGCCACTCTTCCCTGGAGAAGAAAGTTCTCTTAGGGCATCATTTCCACATATTGACATCATGTAGTCAGCAGCATCAATCCTAAACATCTCTCTCAGATTCCTATATAGGAAAAGGAGAACATTGATGGGGACTAAACCAAAGTAAAAGGAGAAAATTAACAGTAAGCCAGTAGACCCTATAATAATAGTTTCAGTTGAAGCAACTCATAAACCCATTTAAATGCAAATGGTAAGAAACCACATGAGGgcacaaatattaaaataataaaaaaaataaacagcAAGAGAACTGAAAGCAACATCTCATGTGAAAATCTGGAGGCATCAAAAGATGAACATAAAAAATTTGAAAGACTTCACTAATCTCACAAGTATTCATAACATGAAAATAGGCATCGAACAGCTGATAAGGTGAAAAGGGTGTGATGCTCCAGGACAAACCTGAAAACCATAGGGCAATAATCTTTCCACTTGAAATCCTCAGACTGATGCGAAGGTGTCAATTGTGAGCCCTCTTTAGGAAAATTCATCCAAAAGCTGGCACGAGGACCAAAATCAGCAGTCCTGACTTCTCGCCTTTGTATGGGAGTAATTTTACCCACAGTATATCTGATCATATTGTGATAGCTCTTAAGTATTGATTTATGATACAGACCAAGAAGatagtgaaaaatgaaaaatagtaAGGAGAAATAAATGACAGGTGTAGCCGAAGCACACAATCAGAAATCAGTTTGGTCAACAAATGAAATCTGAAAAACAATCAGTTCACAGGTACAAAATTATCAACCAAACTTCATAGGCCTGAAAAACTAGCTCTAAGGATTATTAGTTCTAGAATTCCATGTGATTGAACAATCTATGGTTTTATGAAAATGCAAGAATGAGATCAAACACTTCATCTTATTTTGATGGCTTTGATTCCACTGATAGATGCAGATGCAATTATGGATGATCACtaagaaataaaaaagtagCTCAAGAAGCAGGTACGACAAATATGTTATTCCTGGACTGCCTGATAGATTTTCTGTGTGGTGTTTTAGCAGTGGACTAGTAAATTAGCAAAAGCAATAACTTGTTTTGAGTTCTGGGCGGAACAAAGCCACGGTTTTTTCAACTATGTACATGCCATCGAAAACTGGGATCACATGGAAAgataaaatgaataaaagaacaaataaataattaaaaatggtACAAGTTACTTAGGTAGGAGTAGCAAAGTCATCATCCAACCTAAACACCTACATTATTTTACTGCATAATCAAGAACAACTAAGGAAGAATTGTGAAAGCATTAAAACCATTCTTGATCACTTGAACAAAAAAGTGGTAATGATCTGGAGAAAATTAATTGAGTTGGCACACATTTGTAGGAAAAATATGAAAGTAATCTGTTGGTAATATATATTCTTACCTAATTCCGAGCTGCAAACTTAACATCAGATCGTAACTCCTATGGCCTTTGATAATTTGTTCCCCTGGCCTCTTTATATCTCTTGCAAGTTTCTTTTGCCGTCTTTTTGCTCTTCTCGAGGATGGAGAAAAGCGGTTGCTTAATATGAGTTCGGTGATCAGTACCCCTTGCATGTATTCTCTTTCCAGGATTGGAGAAGTCAagtcttcatcttcttcaccttCCAGAATGCTATCAGAGACACTCGATGATCTCACATGCCCTAAAACTTTCTCAATGGATACCTCAAGACTCCAACGCCTTTCAAGGGACACATTTGAGGTGTGAGATTGTTCCAGATTTAGCAGGCCTCCCTTGGAGAGTTTATCAGATGCATTCTCAACAGAAGCTCGGCTCGAACGAACCTTAACACCTCCCATATCTACTGCAGTTTCATGCTGAATATTGGAAACCTGATTCTGTTTGCTAAGGTCAGGCAGCAGTCCTTGTTTTCTCAAAGCATTAAGGTACAACTGCTGACTAGCGGGAAGCTTCCTGCCATTTGGATAAAATGTACCTTTGCCATCCTTCAGCCCCCGTGTCCAAGTTCCAACATAGCAACCACCATCAACCCATGTGTATACTCCAAATCCATGCATCATACCGTTCAACCAGTTGCCTTCATATGAATCACCATTGGTCCAAGTAAGTGTTCCCTTACCAGACATTTTGCCCCCTTTCATATTTCCCAAATACACATTTCCATTAGCCCAAGTGTACTTCCCAGGTCCTTCTGGGGAACCCTGAATCCATGACCCTTCAAACACATCTCGGTTCGGGAAATCTTGATACCCCAAACCATGCTTTAGATTCAACCGCCACCGACCCTTGTAGGTTGTTTTGTCAGGTCTAGTATATGTTCCATTACCATGCATATAACCACCTGAAAACTCACCTTCGTAAATGGCACCAGATGGCCATTGAAGTTTTCCATGTCCATGCCTCATTCCACTTCTCCACTCACCATCATATTTACAACCATCGGACCAGACATAATCCCCTGACCCCTCTGGTACATTGCCAAGCAGGAATCCAGAATAAGACTCTCCGTTGCGCAATGAAATCTTTCCAGCTCTGAAGCTGTTAGTTTCTGATGAAGAATGAGAGACCTCTCCATTCAATTCATTTAAGCGGCTTTTCTCCTTAGATATTGAGGAATCAAGTGACTTTGTCCTACTAGATATAGAGAGACCTCTTTCAACATTACTCGCAGTGGCCACAGGGCCAGACATGCATAATGCTGAAGAGTTTCAGTTGTCAAATGCTCTCGTGAGCTCCTGAAAAGGAATGCACCTTCACAGTATCTTCCAAAATTCCGCTCTTTCGTGCCCTAGAAAAGACAAATACATTTGTTAAATAGAACAATTCAATCCAGGATAGGCATCAGCAGATTTCATCTCCTAAAAGATTCAGTTTCTTTAATACAGATAGGTAtttcatataataaaatgaGTTTATCACACCAACTTCTTGAAGATTCGGCCAATGTGGTTGAATGGAAAGCAGATTGGAAAACTTCAAGAAACAAAACAGCTTCCAGCCACAGTTAAATTTCCTCTGTTTAAATTCTCAATTCTAAACATATCAAAATGACAATGAAAACAAAAGCAAAGGATTCTTATTTACAAACTTGAtcttgccaaataatacaattcaAATCAATATGCAATAACTGGATTAAATGGATATCAATTATTCTCTTGAGATCTTCACCATCCTCTCAAATTATACCACTGAACATGTCGCACatacaaacacaaacacatataCAGGCACAACGGTGTTAATATTaacaaagtttttttttaacaaagCAGAAGGGGTAAAACCCCGAAAGGCTGAATTAAATCATAGAAAAACAAAAGCAAGATGCAAAGTAAGAAAAAAAGAAACCCAAAATATCGTACTAGTATTGCAGTTTTAGCTTTCAGCTGCTACGCTCAAACTTCTCTCCCTTCTTCCTGCGAAGTTTGAGCGAGTATAACAATGTCAGATTAACTCATATCATAAACTACATACGTTGACCTCCATAAACCAATCACCAACATATTACTATAATAAGATCAAAGGAAAATAGTAtttaaaaaacgaaaaaaaggCAAACCCCTAAATCTTGActtcaaaacaaaacaaactagTCAACATACACGAGAATCTAGTACCCCATCGCAAGGGAAAAAAAACATTGAGAAAGATgagaacttaaaaaaaaaaaaaaacaaacctTTAATGCAGCGGAAGGGAGAATGATGATGAGAGTTGGGCAGAAAAGCAATTGTGTTTCCTTATTCTGTTAAATTTCAGTTGAGCTCTTTTTCGATGGATTCGAtcctaaaataagaaaaataaattttccgAAGGAGACGAATCTCGTTAAATGCAATAAACTGGAGTAA is a window encoding:
- the LOC130997847 gene encoding LOW QUALITY PROTEIN: phosphatidylinositol 4-phosphate 5-kinase 9-like (The sequence of the model RefSeq protein was modified relative to this genomic sequence to represent the inferred CDS: deleted 1 base in 1 codon), with the protein product MSGPVATASNVERGLSISSRTKSLDSSISKEKSRLNELNGEVSHSSSETNSFRAGKISLRNGESYSGFLLGNVPEGSGDYVWSDGCKYDGEWRSGMRHGHGKLQWPSGAIYEGEFSGGYMHGNGTYTRPDKTTYKGRWRLNLKHGLGYQDFPNRDVFEGSWIQGSPEGPGKYTWANGNVYLGNMKGGKMSGKGTLTWTNGDSYEGNWLNGMMHGFGVYTWVDGGCYVGTWTRGLKDGKGTFYPNGRKLPASQQLYLNALRKQGLLPDLSKQNQVSNIQHETAVDMGGVKVRSSRASVENASDKLSKGGLLNLEQSHTSNVSLERRWSLEVSIEKVLGHVRSSSVSDSILEGEEDEDLTSPILEREYMQGVLITELILSNRFSPSSRRAKRRQKKLARDIKRPGEQIIKGHRSYDLMLSLQLGIRYTVGKITPIQRREVRTADFGPRASFWMNFPKEGSQLTPSHQSEDFKWKDYCPMVFRNLREMFRIDAADYMMSICGNDALRELSSPGKSGSVFFLSQDDRFMIKTLRKSEVKVLLRMLPNYHRHVRRYDNTLITKFFGLHRIKPSSGQKFRFVVMGNMFCTELRIHRRFDLKGSSLGRSADKVEIDENTILKDLDLNYCFYLEPTWRDALLQQIEIDSKFLESEDIMDYSLLLGVHYRAPQHLRSLMSYSQRISADGLGIVAEDESMEDEISPQGLVLVPRGSDDSSVVVGPHIRGNRLRASSSTGDEEVDLLLPGTARLQIQLGVNMPARAEKLHGDDAIAREAFDEVYDVVLYLGIIDILQEYNITKKIEHAYKSMQFDSVKISAVDPTFYSERFLEFIQKVFPSNGVSG